A DNA window from Alkalibacter saccharofermentans DSM 14828 contains the following coding sequences:
- a CDS encoding BglG family transcription antiterminator, producing the protein MGFPADGRVLGLILKIYNRGNIRISDLAEELNLSTRTIRNYIKNINEALPSVIAQVVSLKGAEVELCIYDHEKYDELMKRMKEQFTEQEMIITPEERIKYVAKILLYSKDPINMDELSESMFIGRTTLVNDIKKLGNALTTYNMYIKGKPNTGVWLEGSEIAKRQFIIEVLSRGYYNMIGLNNIIKEDEPGLEIVFKEVDKVFKESNIMHLDETTKLTRKYIMVLADRIKKGFDVVNSEKKYEVLSTTEEYKIAEVIFKLIGKKLDINLKEAEKYYLTLPLIARNASIKIDSNNIEISNSIKNLVARILDEISNTMGIQIKYDKELMAGLEYHINFAVNRLVFNINTENPMLYDIKRKYTFPYEMAKVAAKVIERTYSVKVTEEETAFLALHFGSYVEKINTENDDINRVALICSTGLGTAKLLFIKLRNLLGNDKIINTFSENEIDLEELETYDMIFTTIPLKIETTTPIIQLDIFFEEDELRKRIKNRFVMRKNAAWEVGSNVSIVNMATKPNLFFKTNLDDYIDILKEIIGKLFNQREVDEGYLDRVLDREATYPTTFANGVAMPHAINKGGERLMISIIIPEKEVNYENSAVRIIFMLLIPEIMDESPEVLIKTYEEILKICQNEDLLGKVINAKDYFELTNVLVKEALK; encoded by the coding sequence GTGGGATTTCCAGCGGATGGAAGAGTTTTAGGGTTGATTCTAAAAATTTATAACAGAGGCAATATCAGAATTTCAGATTTGGCGGAAGAGTTGAACTTAAGCACTAGGACAATACGAAATTACATCAAAAACATTAATGAAGCGTTGCCTTCCGTTATAGCTCAAGTAGTTAGCTTGAAAGGAGCTGAGGTAGAACTTTGTATTTATGACCATGAAAAGTATGATGAGCTTATGAAGAGAATGAAAGAGCAGTTTACTGAACAGGAAATGATAATTACGCCGGAAGAAAGGATCAAGTATGTTGCAAAAATATTGTTATACTCTAAGGATCCGATTAACATGGACGAATTGTCAGAAAGCATGTTCATAGGCAGAACGACTCTTGTAAACGACATCAAAAAACTAGGGAATGCTTTGACAACCTATAATATGTACATAAAAGGAAAACCAAATACAGGCGTTTGGCTTGAAGGCTCTGAAATAGCAAAAAGACAATTCATAATTGAAGTTTTAAGCAGAGGTTATTACAATATGATTGGCTTGAATAACATCATAAAAGAAGATGAGCCGGGGTTGGAGATTGTATTCAAGGAAGTGGACAAAGTTTTTAAGGAAAGCAATATCATGCATTTGGATGAAACCACAAAGCTTACTCGAAAATACATTATGGTACTGGCAGATAGAATAAAAAAAGGATTTGACGTTGTTAATTCTGAAAAAAAGTATGAAGTTCTATCAACTACAGAAGAATATAAAATAGCTGAAGTAATTTTTAAACTGATAGGCAAAAAGCTGGATATCAATTTGAAAGAAGCAGAAAAATACTATTTGACCTTACCCCTGATTGCTAGGAATGCCTCGATAAAGATTGACAGCAACAATATTGAAATATCAAACTCAATTAAAAACTTGGTTGCCAGAATTCTCGATGAAATAAGCAATACCATGGGAATTCAAATTAAATATGACAAAGAGCTAATGGCCGGACTAGAATACCACATAAACTTTGCCGTGAACAGACTAGTTTTTAATATCAACACTGAAAACCCTATGCTATATGACATAAAAAGAAAATATACTTTTCCATATGAAATGGCAAAAGTTGCAGCCAAGGTGATTGAAAGGACGTACTCTGTAAAAGTAACGGAAGAAGAAACAGCATTTCTTGCACTTCATTTCGGATCATATGTTGAGAAGATAAACACAGAAAACGATGACATCAACAGAGTTGCATTAATTTGCTCGACAGGTCTTGGGACTGCGAAGCTGTTGTTCATAAAACTCAGAAACTTGCTTGGAAACGATAAAATAATCAACACTTTTTCAGAAAATGAAATCGATTTAGAGGAGCTCGAGACATATGACATGATATTTACGACGATACCCTTAAAAATTGAGACAACGACGCCTATAATACAGCTTGACATTTTTTTCGAAGAAGACGAGCTGCGAAAGAGAATAAAAAACCGCTTTGTAATGAGAAAGAACGCTGCATGGGAAGTCGGATCGAATGTAAGCATTGTGAATATGGCGACAAAGCCAAATTTGTTTTTTAAAACAAATTTGGATGATTACATCGATATTTTAAAAGAAATCATAGGAAAGCTTTTCAATCAAAGAGAAGTTGACGAGGGGTATCTTGACAGAGTTTTGGATAGGGAGGCGACATACCCCACTACATTTGCAAACGGAGTAGCCATGCCCCATGCTATTAACAAGGGTGGAGAAAGGCTTATGATTTCAATAATAATTCCTGAAAAGGAAGTAAACTATGAAAATAGTGCAGTGAGGATAATATTCATGTTGCTGATTCCGGAGATTATGGATGAAAGCCCGGAAGTTTTGATAAAAACATACGAAGAGATACTGAAAATTTGCCAAAATGAAGATCTGCTTGGTAAAGTCATAAATGCAAAAGATTATTTTGAGCTTACAAATGTGTTGGTCAAGGAGGCGTTGAAGTGA
- a CDS encoding SDR family oxidoreductase, with protein sequence MNNWLNLEGKVALVTGGASGIGKEIALNLSQNGMKVAVGDLSFTNISDDDFDGDSFHLIECDVTNLDSVKNMITQTIERFGKIDVLVNNAGINMPRLLVDVKGEHPEYELDERSFDKMYLVNQKGAFFCGQAAAKEMLKNNSGVIINVTSECGLEGSEGQSAYAATKAAVYSFTRSWAKELGRSGIRVVGIAPGIIEATGLRTLEYEKALAYTRNISVEQLRSGYESTSTTPLGRAGKLSEIADAVAFLSSDRAGYIHGVTYNVAGGKTRG encoded by the coding sequence ATGAACAACTGGTTAAATTTAGAAGGAAAAGTTGCACTTGTTACGGGAGGGGCTTCGGGAATAGGAAAGGAAATTGCCCTTAATCTCTCACAAAATGGAATGAAGGTTGCTGTTGGAGATTTAAGTTTTACAAATATTTCAGACGATGATTTTGATGGAGATTCTTTTCATTTGATAGAATGCGACGTCACAAATTTAGATAGTGTTAAGAACATGATCACACAAACAATCGAAAGATTTGGAAAAATAGATGTGCTCGTAAACAATGCGGGAATAAACATGCCTAGGCTTTTAGTAGATGTAAAGGGCGAACACCCTGAGTACGAACTTGATGAGCGTAGTTTTGACAAAATGTATCTAGTAAATCAAAAAGGGGCTTTCTTTTGTGGTCAAGCAGCAGCAAAGGAAATGCTAAAAAATAATAGCGGGGTTATAATCAATGTCACATCTGAATGCGGCTTGGAAGGATCGGAAGGGCAAAGTGCTTACGCCGCCACCAAGGCAGCTGTTTATTCCTTTACAAGATCATGGGCCAAAGAATTGGGACGCAGCGGCATAAGGGTTGTAGGTATAGCCCCGGGAATTATCGAAGCCACTGGACTTAGAACATTGGAATATGAAAAAGCTTTAGCTTACACTAGAAACATATCTGTAGAACAACTGCGAAGCGGATATGAATCGACTTCAACTACTCCTCTTGGACGCGCAGGCAAGCTTTCTGAGATTGCGGATGCTGTAGCATTTCTTTCATCGGATAGGGCAGGGTACATACACGGCGTGACATATAATGTAGCCGGAGGCAAAACTAGAGGTTAA
- a CDS encoding DNA polymerase IV — MERVIFLVDMNAFYISCESTRNPKLKEGPSAVAGDPKKRTGIILAANYKARAFGVKTAMSVYEALRLCPNLVLVPPDHSFYSEKSKEVMRLLSSYTPVVEENSIDEAWLDLTGCEKIFGKPMDIAQEIMCRIEEELDLWCSIGISNNKFLSKMAAEMKKPKGITTLWENEIKDKLWPLPIGKMYGVGQKTAQKLNALGIKTIKDAALADPMLLISNFGKWGESIYKHANGIDNSPVSPHAHEDVKTVGNSVTLSKNLTDFDEARKIMLHLSDKVGIRARRLNKQGKTVQITIKYADFKTITRQLTLAETSLTKDIYQAAILLLEKHWKDRRPVRLLGVALGDFKLNEVSKQISMFECITEKPDPKKDKDLKLEEAVDALRNKYGLSSLKPAALIKKDLDE; from the coding sequence ATGGAGCGAGTAATCTTTCTAGTTGATATGAATGCTTTTTACATAAGCTGTGAATCCACCAGAAATCCCAAACTAAAGGAAGGCCCTTCCGCCGTTGCAGGAGACCCTAAAAAAAGAACAGGAATAATCCTTGCTGCCAACTACAAGGCTCGTGCCTTTGGAGTAAAGACAGCTATGTCTGTATACGAAGCTTTAAGGCTATGCCCAAACCTCGTGCTTGTTCCTCCCGACCACTCTTTTTACTCTGAAAAATCTAAAGAAGTTATGAGGCTGCTTTCCTCTTACACTCCGGTAGTCGAAGAAAACAGCATAGACGAAGCTTGGCTGGATCTTACCGGATGCGAAAAGATTTTTGGAAAGCCTATGGACATCGCACAAGAAATCATGTGCAGGATTGAAGAAGAGCTTGATCTATGGTGCTCTATCGGGATATCAAACAATAAATTCCTCTCAAAAATGGCAGCTGAGATGAAAAAGCCCAAAGGAATAACCACCCTTTGGGAAAACGAGATAAAAGACAAGCTTTGGCCTCTGCCTATAGGAAAGATGTATGGCGTAGGACAAAAGACTGCGCAAAAGCTTAATGCCCTAGGCATCAAAACCATTAAGGATGCGGCTTTGGCAGACCCAATGCTTCTCATATCGAATTTTGGAAAATGGGGCGAATCCATCTACAAGCATGCAAATGGCATAGATAATTCTCCAGTTTCTCCTCACGCTCACGAAGACGTAAAAACAGTGGGAAACTCTGTTACATTGTCTAAAAACCTGACGGACTTTGACGAGGCTAGAAAGATAATGCTCCACCTGTCAGACAAAGTGGGCATAAGGGCTAGAAGGCTTAACAAACAAGGCAAAACCGTGCAGATCACCATCAAATATGCAGATTTCAAGACCATAACCAGACAGCTTACCCTGGCTGAAACTTCCTTAACCAAGGACATATATCAAGCAGCTATTCTTCTTCTCGAAAAACACTGGAAAGACAGGCGCCCAGTCAGGCTTCTAGGAGTAGCTCTTGGGGATTTCAAATTAAATGAAGTCTCCAAGCAGATTTCAATGTTTGAATGCATCACTGAAAAACCGGATCCTAAAAAAGACAAGGACTTAAAGCTGGAGGAGGCCGTCGATGCCTTAAGGAATAAATACGGCCTATCTTCATTAAAGCCTGCAGCGCTTATCAAAAAAGACCTGGATGAATGA
- a CDS encoding aminopeptidase P family protein, which produces MKDFFIENRKTFLEGLRDNSLVVLFSGKAPHRSRDAYYKYDVDKNFYYMTGLERENLIYMAIKSTSEAQEYLFIEKSDPILEKWVGKKLSPEEAQDVSGVKTVLFKEELKPKLNSIVQSTMTAPGRIYLDLFRNSPEDASSTANIFAAYIKDSYPHIQIRDCSKKIAAQRLIKSNWEVENIKRAISITKSAYELMLQKVLSCTYEYQVEAYLDFCFKLNGTDHAFETIAASGKNAAVLHYVKNNSPLSNENLILLDFGARYRNYCADVSRTFPVGGRFSDRQKKIYSVVLDTLKETTKMMKPDVSMKEVNDFARGMLAKGALEIGLIKEEAEISNYYYHGIGHPLGLDTHDVGDRDIILKPGMVFTCEPGLYIESEGIGVRIEDDILITKDGNENLTKDLIKEIDEIEELMNESLEY; this is translated from the coding sequence ATGAAAGATTTTTTTATAGAAAATAGAAAGACATTTCTTGAAGGTTTGCGGGACAACAGCTTGGTAGTGCTGTTTTCAGGAAAAGCTCCCCACCGGTCCAGAGATGCCTATTATAAATACGATGTGGACAAGAATTTTTACTACATGACCGGGCTTGAAAGAGAAAATCTGATATATATGGCTATAAAGTCGACTTCTGAAGCACAAGAGTATCTCTTTATCGAAAAGTCAGATCCCATCCTTGAAAAATGGGTGGGCAAAAAGCTCTCCCCAGAAGAAGCACAAGATGTTTCGGGAGTAAAGACTGTACTGTTCAAAGAGGAATTAAAACCAAAGCTAAATTCTATAGTGCAAAGTACGATGACAGCTCCCGGCAGGATATATTTAGACTTGTTCAGAAACTCTCCCGAGGACGCTTCTTCAACGGCAAATATCTTTGCCGCATATATAAAAGACAGCTACCCTCACATACAGATAAGAGATTGTTCAAAAAAAATCGCTGCCCAAAGGCTTATAAAATCCAATTGGGAAGTAGAAAACATCAAAAGAGCAATTTCTATCACAAAATCGGCTTACGAGCTGATGCTTCAAAAAGTACTTTCTTGCACCTACGAGTATCAGGTGGAAGCCTACCTTGATTTTTGTTTTAAGCTAAACGGAACTGACCATGCCTTTGAGACTATCGCTGCATCCGGCAAAAATGCTGCGGTTTTGCACTATGTCAAAAACAATTCTCCTCTTTCCAATGAAAATCTGATATTGCTTGATTTTGGGGCACGCTACAGAAATTATTGCGCCGATGTCAGCCGGACCTTCCCTGTAGGCGGAAGATTCTCTGATAGGCAGAAGAAAATCTATTCTGTGGTGCTCGATACATTAAAAGAGACAACAAAGATGATGAAACCGGATGTTTCCATGAAGGAAGTCAACGACTTTGCTAGGGGCATGCTTGCAAAAGGGGCTTTGGAAATCGGATTGATAAAGGAAGAAGCCGAAATATCCAACTACTACTATCATGGAATAGGTCATCCCCTAGGGCTTGACACCCACGACGTTGGCGACCGGGACATTATCTTAAAGCCGGGGATGGTATTTACCTGCGAGCCTGGGCTATATATCGAATCAGAAGGGATCGGGGTTAGGATAGAAGATGATATTCTTATAACAAAAGATGGAAACGAAAACCTCACTAAGGATCTTATCAAGGAAATCGATGAGATCGAAGAATTGATGAACGAATCTTTAGAATATTAA
- a CDS encoding DUF3048 domain-containing protein produces the protein MKKIFMFALCIMLVFSAAACSRNDEENGNDQPEPQPDPVVEPEYLARYDEITEGISPVTGLETDKDSWPIMVQIANTPAARPHSGISSADLIYEIEVESTITRLTAFFHSEYPDKVGPVRSARKQQIYLWSEWDFLYGFFGGSTYNPGQNIYDLMTELGIEAPKLDGTKNSRAFFRTSDRKAPHNAYIRLSGFEDDSYKPDRLRTLYFDKDIEIQGEEARKIRLTYRSDNRVSYEYEDETKKYNRFINGNPMMDIENGQQVSVDNVIIQKANHFRVEGTVYTNIDLVGSGEALYFTEGKIRTGTWERTDADSLTIYYDEAGEEIPFKPGKTFVQIFRDNRDVEVIND, from the coding sequence TTGAAGAAAATATTTATGTTTGCTTTATGCATAATGCTTGTTTTTTCGGCAGCAGCATGTTCTAGAAACGATGAAGAAAATGGAAATGATCAACCGGAACCACAGCCAGACCCAGTTGTTGAACCTGAATACTTGGCAAGGTACGACGAAATAACTGAGGGCATATCCCCTGTCACAGGCCTTGAAACTGATAAGGATAGCTGGCCTATTATGGTTCAGATTGCCAATACCCCGGCAGCGAGGCCCCATAGCGGGATAAGCAGCGCAGATCTCATTTATGAAATAGAAGTTGAGTCCACCATAACCAGGCTAACGGCGTTTTTTCATAGCGAGTACCCCGACAAGGTAGGACCTGTGAGAAGTGCCAGAAAACAACAGATTTATCTATGGAGCGAGTGGGATTTTCTTTATGGGTTCTTCGGAGGATCCACATACAATCCCGGCCAGAATATTTACGATTTGATGACCGAGCTTGGAATAGAGGCTCCAAAGCTGGATGGAACAAAAAACAGCAGGGCCTTCTTTAGGACTAGCGATAGGAAAGCACCCCACAATGCCTACATTCGCTTGTCTGGATTTGAAGATGACAGCTACAAGCCGGATAGGCTTAGGACCTTATATTTTGATAAAGACATCGAAATACAGGGGGAGGAAGCGAGAAAAATAAGGCTCACCTATAGAAGCGACAACAGGGTGTCATATGAATATGAGGACGAAACAAAAAAATACAACAGATTCATAAACGGAAACCCCATGATGGATATTGAGAATGGACAGCAGGTTTCTGTTGATAATGTTATCATTCAAAAGGCCAATCACTTCAGGGTAGAAGGAACTGTATACACCAATATAGACTTGGTAGGATCAGGAGAAGCCCTTTACTTTACTGAAGGAAAGATTAGAACTGGAACCTGGGAGAGAACAGATGCAGATTCCCTGACTATATACTATGATGAAGCCGGAGAAGAAATCCCGTTTAAACCCGGAAAGACCTTTGTGCAGATATTTAGAGACAACAGGGACGTAGAGGTAATAAACGACTGA
- the trpA gene encoding tryptophan synthase subunit alpha: MKSKITKKFEELKGKDQKALITYITAGDPSVEDTEELVYSLEKAGADIIELGIPYSDPLADGPVIQRAAQRALENDINIDDVFEMVKRIRKNTEVPLAFLLYYNSILRYGINKFIKNCKESGMDGLIIADLPLEERVDFKSALIDTGVDLIPLVAPTSNERIKSIVEDSSGFIYCVSSLGVTGTRSSFSENIEEFLGTVARYTDVPRAIGFGISSPDAIKQLKGYSEGVIVGSAIIKKIEEGIKDGTHVLKVEEFVKTLKKALAE; the protein is encoded by the coding sequence ATGAAAAGTAAAATAACTAAAAAGTTCGAAGAGCTCAAAGGAAAAGATCAAAAGGCGTTAATCACCTATATAACTGCAGGGGATCCAAGTGTTGAAGATACTGAAGAGCTGGTTTACTCTCTGGAAAAGGCAGGGGCGGACATCATCGAACTTGGAATTCCTTACTCGGATCCATTGGCAGATGGTCCTGTCATTCAAAGGGCCGCACAAAGGGCTCTTGAAAATGATATAAATATCGATGATGTTTTTGAAATGGTTAAGAGGATAAGAAAAAACACGGAAGTTCCTTTGGCTTTTCTTCTATACTATAATTCCATACTCAGATACGGAATCAACAAGTTCATAAAAAACTGCAAGGAATCCGGCATGGACGGCCTTATAATAGCAGATCTTCCCTTGGAGGAGAGGGTTGATTTTAAAAGCGCTTTGATAGATACAGGAGTAGATCTTATACCACTTGTGGCGCCTACTTCAAATGAGAGGATTAAAAGCATAGTAGAAGATTCTAGCGGATTTATCTATTGTGTTTCTTCCCTTGGCGTTACCGGGACCAGGAGCAGCTTTTCTGAAAACATAGAGGAGTTTCTGGGCACCGTGGCAAGATATACTGACGTTCCTAGAGCCATAGGCTTTGGAATTTCAAGCCCGGATGCTATAAAGCAGCTTAAAGGTTATTCAGAAGGTGTAATAGTTGGAAGCGCGATAATAAAAAAAATAGAAGAAGGAATAAAAGACGGGACTCATGTTTTAAAGGTCGAAGAGTTCGTCAAGACATTGAAGAAAGCTTTAGCAGAGTGA
- the trpB gene encoding tryptophan synthase subunit beta, translating into MDDKYALKSRFGKYGGQYVPETLMTALIELEREYEKAIKDEGFIKEFKYYLKEYSGRPTPLYFAENLTEKLGGGKVYLKREDLNHTGAHKINNVIGQVLLAKRMGKKRIIAETGAGQHGVATATICAMFDLECEVYMGKEDVERQALNVFKMELLGSKVVPVTSGTQTLKDATNEAIRDWVSNVEDTYYVIGSVVGPHPYPTMVRDFQRIIGDEAREQVLEKEGRLPDYLIACVGGGSNAMGLFYPFIEDKDVSIIGVEAAGEGVETEKHAASITKGSLGIIHGMMTYLLQDDYGQILPAHSVSAGLDYPGIGPEHAHLHDTGRVSYVSVTDNEALDAFQMLSRLEGIIPALESSHALAHLVRMAPKTNKDDIIIVNLSGRGDKDVYQVAEILGGRKDEK; encoded by the coding sequence ATGGATGATAAATACGCTTTAAAGAGCAGGTTTGGAAAATACGGAGGACAATATGTTCCGGAAACGCTTATGACTGCTCTAATCGAGCTTGAAAGAGAATATGAAAAGGCGATAAAAGACGAAGGTTTCATAAAAGAGTTCAAATATTACCTTAAGGAGTACTCCGGAAGACCTACGCCCCTGTACTTTGCTGAGAACCTGACTGAAAAGCTTGGAGGAGGAAAGGTTTATCTCAAGAGAGAAGACTTAAACCATACAGGCGCCCACAAGATAAACAACGTCATAGGACAAGTACTTCTGGCCAAGAGAATGGGAAAGAAAAGGATAATAGCAGAGACGGGAGCGGGACAGCACGGGGTGGCAACAGCTACGATATGCGCGATGTTTGATCTTGAATGCGAAGTGTATATGGGAAAGGAAGATGTTGAACGACAAGCGTTAAACGTCTTTAAGATGGAGCTTTTAGGATCAAAGGTGGTGCCCGTAACCTCGGGGACCCAAACCTTGAAGGATGCGACAAATGAAGCGATAAGAGACTGGGTTTCAAATGTAGAGGATACATATTACGTCATAGGTTCTGTAGTTGGCCCCCATCCTTATCCTACCATGGTAAGGGACTTTCAGAGAATCATCGGTGATGAGGCAAGAGAACAGGTGCTGGAAAAGGAAGGAAGGCTTCCTGATTATCTGATCGCCTGCGTTGGAGGAGGAAGCAATGCCATGGGGCTTTTCTATCCCTTCATAGAGGATAAAGACGTCAGCATAATTGGGGTAGAAGCGGCAGGTGAAGGCGTGGAAACCGAAAAGCATGCGGCATCGATCACCAAAGGATCACTGGGAATCATCCATGGAATGATGACTTATCTTTTACAGGATGATTATGGTCAGATTCTTCCTGCTCATTCTGTTTCAGCAGGGCTAGATTATCCTGGAATCGGTCCTGAGCATGCCCATCTTCACGATACAGGCAGGGTAAGCTATGTTTCCGTTACTGATAATGAAGCATTGGATGCATTTCAGATGTTGTCCAGACTGGAAGGCATAATACCTGCTCTTGAAAGCTCCCATGCCCTAGCCCATCTTGTAAGGATGGCTCCAAAGACGAATAAGGATGACATCATAATAGTCAACCTTTCAGGCAGGGGTGACAAGGATGTGTATCAAGTAGCTGAAATTCTGGGAGGCAGAAAAGATGAAAAGTAA
- a CDS encoding phosphoribosylanthranilate isomerase, translating to MKEIKICGLKRMEDIAYVNEFRPDYVGFVFANSKRQVSIQTGAALCKELSSEIKKVGVFVNEEPKIINRAIKECGLDIVQLHGDEKPDFASFVDSKVWKAFRVKSAEDIAYIESYPVSGYLLDAYSEAIYGGTGMRFNWDIVRKVKTDKKLILAGGINIDNIEEAIRISNVDVIDVSGGVETDGVKDKNKIRELIGKVRNHG from the coding sequence ATGAAAGAAATAAAGATATGCGGGCTGAAACGTATGGAAGATATTGCATATGTCAATGAGTTTAGGCCGGATTACGTGGGTTTTGTATTTGCAAATAGCAAAAGACAGGTGAGCATCCAAACAGGAGCAGCGCTTTGCAAGGAGCTTTCTTCTGAAATTAAAAAAGTAGGCGTGTTCGTCAATGAAGAGCCAAAGATCATAAACCGGGCAATAAAAGAGTGCGGCCTTGACATAGTCCAGCTTCATGGAGATGAAAAGCCCGACTTTGCAAGTTTTGTAGACTCAAAAGTATGGAAGGCCTTTCGCGTGAAGTCTGCCGAAGATATAGCATATATAGAAAGTTATCCGGTAAGCGGATATCTCCTTGATGCTTATAGCGAAGCCATTTACGGAGGAACAGGGATGAGGTTTAACTGGGATATCGTAAGAAAAGTCAAGACGGACAAGAAGCTGATACTAGCCGGAGGAATAAATATAGACAATATAGAGGAAGCCATCAGAATCTCCAACGTTGACGTGATCGACGTCAGCGGCGGAGTAGAGACAGATGGCGTGAAGGATAAAAATAAAATACGAGAGCTTATAGGAAAGGTGAGAAACCATGGATGA
- the trpC gene encoding indole-3-glycerol phosphate synthase TrpC codes for MILDRINDHKRKQVAEDKKRMPLEQLKEMIEDTGKRKAFSKAIKTGGKISIIAEVKQASPSRGIIKKDFDPLDIAAAYDKSDVQAISVLTETDFFLGDKVYIPLVKENTNKPVLRKDFIIDEYQVYEAKALGADAILLIAASLTDDELVLLMNTAESLGIEVLLEVHDAEELERALRTDAEIIGINNRDLKTFVTDIKTTERLIGMIPKDRIVISESGIETKEDLDYLKGLGVDGVLIGETFMRADSIEEKVKEIRGIE; via the coding sequence TTGATTTTAGACAGGATAAACGATCATAAGAGAAAACAAGTAGCGGAAGACAAGAAAAGGATGCCTCTTGAACAGCTTAAGGAAATGATCGAGGATACCGGCAAGAGGAAAGCCTTTTCAAAGGCAATAAAAACCGGGGGAAAGATTTCCATAATAGCTGAAGTCAAGCAGGCATCGCCGTCCAGGGGGATAATAAAAAAAGACTTTGATCCCTTGGATATTGCCGCCGCATACGATAAAAGCGATGTACAGGCTATATCAGTTTTAACGGAGACGGACTTTTTTCTAGGAGACAAAGTGTATATTCCTCTAGTCAAGGAAAATACTAATAAGCCTGTTTTAAGGAAGGACTTCATAATAGATGAATATCAAGTATATGAGGCAAAGGCGCTGGGAGCAGATGCAATACTTCTGATAGCTGCCTCGCTGACGGATGACGAGCTTGTGTTATTGATGAACACTGCAGAAAGTCTTGGAATTGAAGTGCTTCTTGAGGTTCACGATGCAGAAGAGCTTGAAAGGGCACTTAGGACGGATGCTGAGATAATCGGGATAAACAACAGGGACTTAAAAACCTTTGTTACAGACATAAAGACTACCGAGCGCTTGATAGGAATGATACCCAAAGACAGGATAGTGATAAGCGAAAGCGGAATAGAGACAAAGGAAGATCTTGATTATCTAAAAGGCTTGGGGGTCGATGGAGTCCTTATTGGTGAAACCTTCATGAGGGCGGATTCCATTGAAGAGAAGGTCAAAGAAATCAGAGGAATAGAATGA
- the trpD gene encoding anthranilate phosphoribosyltransferase yields MYKEMMEKLLEKIDLTKNEMQSLMEEIMSGNLTDVQVAGILTALRAKGETKEEIAGCAFVMRDKASKVQVDDEDAIDTCGTGGDGKHTFNVSTVSAIIAAAAGVTVVKHGNRSVSSKCGSADILSDLGIKIDLGPDRAKKCLDEAGIAFLFAPGYHPAMKYVMNARRELGIRTIFNILGPLANPGMVKNQILGVFDESLTEAMAEVLKELGLKRALVIHGMDGLDEISMSDETKVSELKDGKISTYFIKPEDFGMMRGSIDDIKGGTPEENASTLMEVLEGKDISVRDIVILNSAAAIYMGGAAATISEGIDIAQKIIDSGAGLNKLEEFKRISNQVAS; encoded by the coding sequence ATGTATAAAGAGATGATGGAAAAGTTGCTTGAGAAAATAGATTTGACCAAAAACGAGATGCAGTCTTTGATGGAAGAGATAATGAGCGGCAATTTGACAGATGTTCAGGTAGCGGGGATTTTGACAGCTCTTAGGGCTAAGGGAGAGACCAAAGAAGAAATAGCAGGATGCGCATTCGTTATGAGGGATAAGGCATCAAAAGTACAAGTCGATGATGAAGACGCCATAGATACCTGCGGAACCGGAGGGGACGGAAAGCACACATTCAATGTCTCGACGGTTTCGGCGATAATAGCCGCTGCAGCTGGAGTTACAGTAGTAAAGCACGGGAATCGAAGCGTATCCAGCAAGTGTGGAAGCGCCGACATATTAAGCGATTTAGGAATTAAGATAGATCTTGGTCCTGATCGGGCAAAAAAATGTCTTGATGAAGCCGGGATTGCATTTTTGTTTGCGCCGGGATACCACCCGGCAATGAAATACGTGATGAATGCAAGAAGAGAGCTTGGAATCAGGACGATATTTAACATACTGGGCCCCCTTGCTAATCCGGGCATGGTAAAAAATCAGATACTTGGAGTCTTTGACGAAAGCCTTACAGAAGCAATGGCCGAAGTGCTCAAGGAGCTTGGTCTTAAAAGGGCATTGGTAATTCACGGCATGGACGGACTGGATGAAATCAGCATGTCCGATGAAACCAAGGTATCAGAGCTTAAGGACGGAAAGATATCGACGTATTTCATAAAACCAGAAGATTTTGGGATGATGCGTGGAAGCATAGATGACATAAAAGGAGGGACGCCTGAGGAGAATGCGAGTACTCTTATGGAAGTTCTAGAGGGAAAGGATATAAGCGTAAGGGATATCGTAATCCTAAACAGCGCTGCGGCTATATATATGGGTGGAGCTGCAGCAACAATTTCTGAAGGCATCGATATAGCCCAGAAGATCATCGATAGTGGTGCGGGCCTTAATAAACTGGAAGAATTTAAAAGAATATCAAACCAAGTCGCCTCATAG